A genomic region of Candidatus Pseudomonas phytovorans contains the following coding sequences:
- the madM gene encoding malonate transporter subunit MadM: MWPIIENALEHNGLVTAFAVVGAIMWLSVVLSKYLTFGRVHGSAIAIVIGLVLAWVGGTVTGGQKGLADMALFSGIGLMGGAMLRDFAIVATAFEVQATEARKAGMIGLVALLLGTVLPFIVGAAVAYAFGYRDAVSMTTIGAGAVTYIVGPVTGAALGASSDVMALSIATGLIKAILVMVFTPVSARLLALDNPRSAMVFGGLAGTVSGVTAGLAATDRRLVPYGALTATFHTGLGCLMGPSILYFCVRGLIG, from the coding sequence ATGTGGCCAATTATTGAAAATGCCCTGGAACACAACGGCTTGGTCACCGCATTCGCTGTAGTGGGCGCAATCATGTGGTTGTCGGTTGTACTGTCGAAATACCTTACCTTCGGCCGCGTGCATGGCTCGGCCATCGCCATCGTCATCGGCCTGGTGCTGGCCTGGGTTGGCGGTACCGTGACGGGCGGCCAGAAAGGCCTGGCCGACATGGCGCTGTTCTCCGGTATCGGCCTGATGGGCGGGGCCATGCTGCGCGACTTCGCCATTGTTGCCACGGCGTTCGAAGTACAGGCCACCGAGGCGCGCAAAGCCGGGATGATTGGCTTGGTGGCGCTGTTGCTGGGCACGGTGCTGCCGTTCATTGTCGGCGCGGCGGTGGCTTATGCGTTCGGTTACCGCGATGCGGTGAGCATGACCACCATCGGCGCGGGCGCAGTGACGTATATCGTCGGGCCGGTGACCGGCGCGGCGCTGGGCGCGAGTTCGGATGTGATGGCGTTGTCGATTGCCACCGGGCTGATCAAAGCGATCCTGGTGATGGTGTTTACCCCGGTGTCGGCGCGGTTGCTGGCGCTGGACAACCCGCGCTCGGCGATGGTGTTCGGTGGCTTGGCCGGCACGGTGTCGGGGGTGACGGCTGGGTTGGCGGCAACAGATCGCAGGCTGGTGCCGTATGGGGCGTTGACGGCCACCTTCCATACCGGGTTGGGCTGCTTGATGGGGCCATCGATCCTGTATTTCTGCGTACGAGGCCTGATTGGCTAG
- the mnxG gene encoding manganese-oxidizing multicopper oxidase MnxG: protein MSMPRKGPLLSSLVLALLGWESTSEAAVQCQRTLVANVVALDQPLMFNRLGAQNANGMLFALREDVVDDKQVPLGKGGAAVPGKVTLRPDKRPRPIVLRVAAGDCLTVNLTNLLAYQANPNKHGIDHEENEAEGEEEGPENEIENEGGEDFVADEQVTDRHVGFQVNGMQAVNSIGDIAANTGRNGNFLVSPGNTRSYTLYAEREGAFAATSQGATFGGQGGAGNVANGLFGQVVVVPKGGRTFRNTLTEEEMRLATTGRTATGQPVIDYQARYPQTQPWLSEGRAGKPIIAMVDGNEILNSETDAIVMGPNPDGSFPRSTYPLESVNKRNPALPNRLEAFRDFASQFADEVAATQAFPGYWADPVMGHVLEPTRDSFMINYGSGGMGAEVVANRLGVGPMHDCLSCAYEEFFLSAHTVGDIGTLVDVPANVGLENIRPGQTPPASAVGVKANMALYPAEPANVHHSYIGDFTKFRNTHNGHEQHIFHLHGHQWLFNPNDDNSDYIDAQGIGPGIGYTYEIANGGSGNRNRVAGDAIYHCHFYPHFAQGMWAMWRVHDVFEEGTRLEVSGQGENGFHSTPFALRSGKPAAGARALPDGEIVAGTPIPAIVPLPGKAMAPMPGKVVVVPKLSEELVAANDDDNEAENEGDDDHPNQPPVRKAVGSLALVDRTDANRNADGTLKNPGYPFWIGGMESSVGNRPPTPPLDMLDPALARQLKDSGKALWANLDANQVDGWDGGLGRHALDGVSAGGEAVTTTTKLDFSKVVHKAKPIYLPEEGTDVEQAAMQFHAKAEHASFALIPGSQPVAKAFRTNGALPTAGAPFYEPCMDDRGKRLTQTSGVGEFASGESLTGMNFRGSSTFTADRPRIYKGANIQFDAVYNKVGYHFPQARILALWEDAWPVITKQRPPEPLVMRMNTFDCTMYTHTNLIPSYYEMDDYQVRTPTDVIGQHIHLPKWDLTAADGSANGWNYEDGVLSPGSVVERVHAIRSYNGCTEGDSRDGTAACPRAKQHPYFGRFGRADWLGARTAMQRWFADPLVNVNNVDRGLGTIFTHDHLGPSTHQQLGLYATVLAEPAGSTWYHAETGEQLYNPATRQDGGPTSWQAVIKTGDHDGDGKNDSYREFFLEYSDFQHAYEAGVYVGAGPDGIPNGQSYPATGDSFRYAINPPVRQKASNLLESVVESRGGLAPGCPSRPCPQAISVDDPGMFVVNYRNEPLALRVFDPNKVGPDGKRGMQADGLAGDLSYALQSRTDRAIPAMNMAPSAITSAVGPTGGTTQFPPHINKAGSEPGDPFTPMLRTYSGDNVRLRLHAGGHEEEHNVTLHGVKWLQNGSGFGNSSNSGWKASQMIGISEQMGFMAPVSMISSSAATNGDYLYSMDAALEGYWNGIWGVMRNYTAQRADLFPLPNNTQPVAMRNTVNFDGICPKTTANPNGIGTRTTVKRSYEIVAALANDILENRNGVSINDPAGVGQHVGGPLKASGGTLVFNSRKTSIPQVTVVDEEDGTTFTVGGHSAPLHDPTAVLYVRKADLDATTGKLKAGVPVEPLVLRANAGDCISITLENRLPQVMPDLPSTAVMQNVVKRDRFDSEGSTAFNNNLMRPSSHVGLHAQLLAYDITKSDGANVGANPVQTVPPRVGNSGAYPSRVYQYYAGHLEREGKPILQLGRTVDNINTTAIEFGGLNLTPSDFIKQPQKGLVGGMSILPQTATWTEDTASRAQATVKVTGQPDYRDLVTVWQRSMNMRWADGRPVEGIATEGNGVPGDPKDNGNMAMNYKTEPLWLRFGLAPDAPFGHADGFGLADVPNAHMAYSNALVGGDPQTPVLYAKPGQPVRSHVLMPSGGSRGITYQLDGHLWPLHNYQAEKSDVDGYPMNQPGIGSVRFGYNPMAMYIGAQESVLPAAHFSFMLPSAGGANAVAGDYLFRDYAAYGNLSGLWGILRVTNEAPPATAPAQ from the coding sequence ATGTCTATGCCACGCAAAGGCCCCCTTCTGTCATCACTCGTTCTGGCCCTGTTGGGCTGGGAATCGACCAGCGAGGCGGCCGTGCAGTGCCAGCGCACCTTGGTCGCCAACGTGGTGGCACTCGACCAGCCACTGATGTTCAACCGCCTTGGCGCGCAAAACGCCAATGGCATGCTGTTCGCCCTGCGCGAAGACGTGGTGGACGACAAACAGGTCCCCCTCGGCAAGGGCGGCGCTGCGGTGCCGGGCAAAGTCACCTTGCGCCCGGACAAACGCCCACGGCCTATCGTGCTGCGCGTGGCTGCAGGTGACTGCCTGACCGTCAACCTGACCAACTTGCTCGCCTACCAGGCCAACCCCAACAAGCACGGCATCGACCACGAAGAGAACGAAGCCGAAGGCGAAGAGGAAGGGCCGGAGAACGAGATCGAGAATGAAGGCGGTGAGGATTTCGTCGCCGATGAACAGGTGACTGACCGGCATGTCGGCTTCCAGGTGAACGGCATGCAAGCCGTCAACAGTATCGGGGACATCGCCGCCAACACTGGCCGTAATGGCAACTTTCTGGTGTCGCCGGGCAATACGCGCAGCTACACCCTGTATGCCGAACGTGAAGGCGCCTTCGCCGCAACCAGCCAAGGCGCAACCTTCGGTGGCCAGGGCGGGGCGGGCAACGTCGCCAATGGCCTGTTTGGCCAGGTGGTGGTTGTCCCCAAAGGTGGGCGAACCTTCCGCAACACCCTGACCGAAGAAGAGATGCGCCTGGCCACCACCGGGCGTACCGCTACCGGCCAACCGGTCATCGATTACCAGGCCCGCTACCCGCAGACCCAACCGTGGCTCAGCGAAGGCAGGGCCGGCAAACCGATTATTGCCATGGTCGACGGCAATGAAATTCTCAACAGCGAAACCGACGCGATCGTCATGGGGCCCAACCCGGACGGCAGCTTCCCGCGCTCGACCTACCCGCTGGAAAGCGTCAACAAACGCAACCCAGCATTGCCCAACCGCCTGGAAGCATTCCGCGATTTCGCCTCGCAGTTCGCCGATGAAGTGGCTGCCACCCAGGCCTTCCCGGGTTACTGGGCGGACCCGGTGATGGGCCATGTGCTGGAGCCGACCCGCGATTCGTTCATGATCAACTATGGCTCTGGCGGCATGGGCGCTGAAGTGGTCGCCAACCGCCTGGGTGTGGGGCCGATGCATGATTGCCTGTCGTGCGCTTACGAGGAGTTCTTCCTCAGTGCACACACCGTGGGCGATATCGGCACTTTGGTGGACGTGCCGGCCAACGTCGGCCTGGAAAACATCCGCCCTGGCCAGACGCCGCCGGCCAGCGCGGTGGGGGTCAAGGCCAACATGGCCCTGTACCCGGCCGAGCCTGCCAACGTGCACCACAGCTACATTGGCGATTTCACCAAGTTCCGCAACACCCACAATGGTCATGAACAGCACATTTTCCACCTGCATGGCCACCAGTGGCTGTTCAACCCCAACGACGACAACTCCGACTACATCGACGCCCAGGGCATTGGCCCGGGTATCGGTTACACCTACGAGATCGCCAATGGCGGTTCGGGCAACCGTAACCGCGTGGCGGGCGATGCCATCTACCACTGCCACTTCTACCCGCACTTCGCCCAGGGCATGTGGGCCATGTGGCGGGTACACGATGTGTTCGAGGAAGGCACCCGGCTGGAAGTGAGCGGGCAGGGCGAGAATGGTTTCCACAGCACGCCGTTTGCGCTGCGCAGCGGCAAGCCGGCGGCTGGCGCCCGGGCGTTGCCTGATGGCGAAATCGTTGCGGGCACGCCGATCCCGGCCATTGTGCCGCTGCCTGGCAAAGCCATGGCGCCGATGCCTGGCAAGGTCGTGGTAGTACCCAAACTCTCTGAAGAACTGGTCGCCGCCAACGACGATGACAACGAGGCCGAGAATGAAGGCGATGACGACCACCCCAACCAGCCGCCGGTGCGCAAAGCCGTCGGCTCGCTGGCGCTGGTCGACCGCACCGATGCCAACCGCAACGCCGATGGCACTCTGAAAAACCCAGGTTACCCGTTCTGGATCGGCGGCATGGAAAGCAGCGTCGGCAACCGCCCGCCAACCCCGCCACTGGACATGCTCGACCCGGCCTTGGCCCGGCAGCTGAAAGACAGCGGCAAGGCCCTGTGGGCCAACCTCGACGCCAACCAGGTCGATGGCTGGGATGGCGGCCTGGGCCGCCATGCGCTGGACGGTGTATCCGCAGGTGGCGAGGCCGTGACCACCACCACCAAGCTGGACTTCTCCAAGGTGGTGCACAAGGCCAAGCCTATCTACCTGCCTGAAGAAGGTACTGATGTAGAGCAGGCTGCCATGCAGTTCCACGCCAAGGCCGAGCACGCCAGCTTCGCCCTGATCCCCGGCAGCCAGCCGGTGGCCAAGGCGTTCCGCACCAACGGCGCCTTGCCCACTGCCGGCGCGCCGTTCTACGAGCCCTGCATGGATGACCGTGGCAAGCGCCTGACGCAAACCTCGGGGGTAGGCGAGTTTGCGAGCGGTGAGAGCCTGACCGGCATGAACTTCCGTGGTTCGTCCACCTTCACTGCCGACCGCCCGCGCATCTACAAAGGTGCCAACATCCAGTTTGACGCGGTGTACAACAAGGTCGGCTACCACTTCCCGCAGGCGCGTATCCTGGCGCTGTGGGAAGACGCCTGGCCAGTCATCACCAAGCAGCGCCCGCCAGAGCCACTGGTGATGCGCATGAACACCTTTGACTGCACCATGTACACCCACACCAACCTGATCCCGTCGTATTACGAAATGGACGACTACCAGGTGCGTACCCCGACCGACGTGATCGGCCAGCACATCCACCTGCCCAAGTGGGACCTGACTGCTGCCGACGGCTCGGCCAACGGCTGGAACTATGAAGACGGGGTGCTCTCGCCCGGCAGCGTGGTGGAGCGTGTGCATGCCATCCGCTCTTACAACGGCTGCACCGAGGGCGACAGCCGCGATGGCACTGCCGCTTGCCCGAGAGCCAAGCAACACCCGTACTTTGGCCGCTTTGGCCGGGCCGACTGGCTGGGTGCGCGCACCGCCATGCAACGCTGGTTCGCTGACCCGCTGGTGAACGTGAACAACGTTGACCGTGGCCTGGGCACCATCTTCACCCACGACCACCTCGGCCCATCGACCCATCAGCAACTCGGGCTGTATGCAACCGTGCTGGCAGAACCTGCCGGCTCTACCTGGTACCACGCCGAAACCGGCGAGCAGCTGTATAACCCGGCCACCCGCCAGGACGGCGGGCCCACCTCGTGGCAAGCGGTGATCAAGACGGGCGACCACGATGGCGATGGCAAGAACGACAGCTACCGTGAGTTCTTCCTGGAGTACAGCGACTTCCAGCATGCCTATGAAGCGGGTGTGTATGTGGGCGCAGGGCCTGACGGCATCCCCAATGGCCAGTCCTACCCGGCCACGGGCGACAGCTTCCGCTACGCGATCAACCCTCCGGTACGGCAGAAAGCTTCCAACCTGCTTGAGTCGGTGGTCGAGTCGCGCGGTGGCCTGGCCCCTGGCTGCCCAAGCCGGCCTTGCCCACAGGCGATTTCGGTGGATGACCCGGGCATGTTCGTCGTCAACTACCGCAACGAGCCGCTGGCCCTGCGGGTATTCGACCCGAACAAGGTCGGCCCCGATGGCAAGCGCGGCATGCAGGCTGACGGCCTGGCCGGTGACTTGAGCTATGCCCTGCAGAGCCGCACCGACCGTGCGATCCCGGCCATGAACATGGCGCCTTCGGCGATTACCTCGGCGGTTGGGCCTACCGGCGGGACTACACAGTTCCCACCCCACATCAACAAGGCCGGCAGCGAGCCGGGTGACCCGTTCACGCCCATGCTGCGCACCTACTCTGGCGACAACGTACGCCTGCGCCTGCACGCCGGTGGCCACGAAGAGGAACACAACGTGACCCTGCACGGCGTCAAGTGGCTGCAGAACGGTTCGGGCTTCGGTAACAGCTCCAACTCGGGCTGGAAGGCCTCGCAGATGATCGGTATTTCCGAACAGATGGGCTTCATGGCACCGGTGTCGATGATTTCCAGTTCTGCTGCCACCAATGGTGATTACCTGTACTCCATGGACGCAGCCCTGGAAGGCTACTGGAACGGTATCTGGGGGGTGATGCGCAACTACACCGCACAACGCGCCGACCTGTTCCCGCTGCCGAACAACACGCAACCTGTGGCCATGCGCAATACCGTGAACTTTGACGGCATCTGCCCGAAAACCACGGCCAACCCCAACGGCATCGGTACCCGCACCACGGTCAAACGCAGCTACGAAATTGTCGCGGCGCTGGCCAACGACATTCTGGAGAACCGCAACGGTGTCAGCATCAATGACCCGGCCGGTGTCGGCCAGCATGTCGGCGGGCCGCTGAAGGCCAGTGGCGGTACCCTGGTGTTCAACAGCCGCAAGACCAGCATCCCGCAGGTGACGGTGGTCGATGAAGAAGACGGCACCACCTTCACCGTGGGTGGCCACAGCGCGCCACTGCATGACCCGACCGCCGTGCTGTACGTACGCAAGGCCGACCTGGACGCCACCACCGGCAAGCTCAAGGCCGGGGTACCGGTGGAGCCGCTGGTGCTGCGCGCCAATGCTGGCGACTGCATCAGCATCACCCTGGAGAACCGCCTGCCACAGGTCATGCCCGACCTGCCAAGCACTGCAGTGATGCAGAACGTGGTCAAGCGTGACCGCTTCGACAGCGAAGGCTCCACCGCCTTCAACAACAACCTGATGCGGCCGTCCAGCCATGTGGGCCTGCATGCCCAGCTGCTGGCGTACGACATCACCAAGTCCGACGGTGCCAACGTGGGTGCCAACCCGGTGCAAACCGTGCCACCCCGGGTGGGCAACAGCGGTGCCTACCCAAGCCGGGTGTACCAGTATTACGCCGGCCACCTGGAGCGGGAGGGCAAACCGATACTGCAACTGGGCCGCACGGTGGACAACATCAACACCACGGCAATCGAGTTCGGTGGCCTGAACCTGACGCCGTCGGACTTCATCAAGCAGCCACAAAAAGGCCTGGTGGGGGGCATGAGCATCCTGCCACAGACCGCGACCTGGACCGAGGACACCGCCAGCCGGGCCCAGGCCACGGTCAAGGTGACAGGCCAACCCGATTACCGCGACCTGGTAACGGTGTGGCAGCGCTCGATGAACATGCGCTGGGCTGACGGCCGCCCGGTCGAAGGCATCGCCACCGAAGGCAATGGCGTG